GGATATGAGAAGTAAAGAATTGACCGTCTAGTTGTACCGTATCAATCCCGACATGGATTAAAATTTCAGCACCGCTGTCGGAAACGAGACCAATGGCATGTTTTGTTTTAAAGGCCACGGTTACGGTTCCATTGACAGGGGAGACCACTCTTCCTGATGTTGGTTCAATCGCAATCCCTTTACCCATTGCCTCGGATGAGAAGGCTGGGTCCGGCACGTTAGACAATGCTGTTACTTTACCATCTAACGGGCTAAATATTTCTTCATCTGATCTTTCGTTTGTTTCATTTGATTCATCGTCTGCTTCTGCTACTTCAACTGGATCCTCAAATCCTAAAATATAAGTTAAAACGGCTGAGACAACAAATGCCACCACAATACCTAGGATTAGACCCGGGAATCCTTGACCGCCAGGACCGTAGAAGATTGGCAGCGTTAATAGTCCGGGTGCTCCAGAAGCAAATGCTTCCGTTCCAGCCTGACCAATAATGGCACCACCAACAGCACCACCGATAATTCCAGCGATAAATGGACGTTTCAATCGTAATGTAACACCATATACGGCTGGCTCCGTAATACCGAATAAGGCTGTAACCGTTGTCGATCCTGCTAATGCTTTTAGCTTCTTATTTTTTGTTTTCAAAAATACACCAAATGCTGCTCCCGTTTGTGCAAATACAGATGCTGTAGTGGCTGGTTTGATTCCATCTCTGCCATATACAGCAACGTTGTTAATAAATACTGGAATTAGACCCCAGTGAACACCAAAGATGACAAGTAACTGCCAGCTCGCACCCAGAATGGCACCAGCTAATAATGGACTCCAGCTAAATACTGCAACTAATCCATCCGCAATCGCATTACCTAGGTTTACTCCAATTGGTCCAAATACGATTAAAGTAAGAGGTAGAATGATTACCAGAGAGATTAATGGGGTTAAGAAGTTTTTAACACTATCATGAATGAACCGATTACAAACTTTTTCAAGTTTACTCATGGCAATAACGGCTAAAATAATCGGGATAACGGTTGATGAATAACTCATCAATGTGACTGGAATCCCAAAGAAATCAGTTTCAAC
This genomic stretch from Bacillus oleivorans harbors:
- a CDS encoding PTS beta-glucoside transporter subunit IIBCA, with translation MNYEKLAKEIVELVGGEKNVTSLVHCATRLRFTLKDTSKANKGKLENTEGVITVKESGGQFQVVIGNTVPEVYNAIGKVSNILSENKASKTSDTGKKGNIIGRTIDVISSIFAPLLGVMAGAGILKGLLLIATNFGWLDPASTTYIILAAAADSLFYFLPLLLAVTTARKFEANVFTALTIAGALLYPSIITLRTDGVETDFFGIPVTLMSYSSTVIPIILAVIAMSKLEKVCNRFIHDSVKNFLTPLISLVIILPLTLIVFGPIGVNLGNAIADGLVAVFSWSPLLAGAILGASWQLLVIFGVHWGLIPVFINNVAVYGRDGIKPATTASVFAQTGAAFGVFLKTKNKKLKALAGSTTVTALFGITEPAVYGVTLRLKRPFIAGIIGGAVGGAIIGQAGTEAFASGAPGLLTLPIFYGPGGQGFPGLILGIVVAFVVSAVLTYILGFEDPVEVAEADDESNETNERSDEEIFSPLDGKVTALSNVPDPAFSSEAMGKGIAIEPTSGRVVSPVNGTVTVAFKTKHAIGLVSDSGAEILIHVGIDTVQLDGQFFTSHIQQGDRVKVGDLLLEFDIEKIKEAGYQVVTPIIVTNSSSYTEIAATKKESVNEQDVLLSLNVLNDTEKIAG